A window from Strix uralensis isolate ZFMK-TIS-50842 chromosome 15, bStrUra1, whole genome shotgun sequence encodes these proteins:
- the LOC141950088 gene encoding mucin-5AC-like produces the protein MTTPSGLRMLGIKLKAEHEDYDLPCIYDSNDKEEAIFLKEFGAQTEIQQETGSNYTEAVQQKQNTSSKVNIIQPMLTNPVITPSNPAHNGRVCSTWGNFHFKTFDGDIFSFPGLCNYVFASHCNAAYEDFNIQIRRIVVENAPTINYITMKLEGVVAELTKDVVMINSNRVQLPYSQSGITIVKSSSYVKIVSKTDVVLMWNEDDSVLLELNEKYANQTCGLCGDFNGFPVYNEFYSNNIKMTALQFGNMQKMDGPTEHCEDSTSTLPDNCTDHFGGSHISTYDKKHYDHHGDCTYVLSKHCKDETFTILVELRRCGLTDTETCLKTVTLNMNKGQTLIEVKPDGGVFVNSIYTHLPISAANVTVFRPSSFFIIMQTNFGVHLEIQITPIMQVFVRLDPVFKDQTCGLCGNFNNIQTDDFKVISGIIEGTATAFANTWKTQASCPNIQQSFENPCALSIDNEKYAQHWCGLLTDSEGPFADCHYAVNPSVHHTNCMFDTCNCENSEDCLCAALSSYVRACAAKGILLHGWRTDVCSKYTTSCPKSLSYSYTISSCQPTCRSLSEPDVTCNIKFVPVDGCTCVNGTYMDESGKCVPPNECPCYYRGSPIPFGEAIHENGLVCTCIQGRLNCIGAPNPTPACESPMVHFDCRNTTAGTTGAECQKSCQTLDMQCYSTQCIPGCVCPSGLVLDGNGGCIPEEECPCIHNEAMYQPGEKINVGCNTCACKNRKWECTKHQCLGTCAVYGDGHYNTFDDKRFSFNGNCEYTLVQDHCGKSGTVNGTFRVITENIPCGNTGTTCSKSIKVFLESYELILGEEHVSVVKRGQNDEVPYTVRYMGMYLVIETTSGLILMWDKKTSIFIKLSPDFKGQICGLCGNYDGNGINDFTTRSQSVVENVLEFGNSWKVSSTCPDAHSIKDPCSTNPYRKSWSEKQCSIINSNVFAACHSQVEPAKYYQACVTDACACDTGGDCDCFCTAVAAYAQACSEVGVCITWRTPSICPLFCDYYNQQGECEWHYKPCGASCMKTCRNPSGKCLHNLPGLEGCYPNCPPDKPYFHEDQMKCVSLCDCYDNEDGKIYRRDECHLCECTSEGLQCKYDDKACHCIYEGNSYKYGELIYNTTDGTGWCFSATCDVNGTINRNIFKCEFFTTTPFTFSTSQPTTTASEITTATPVTTVCVKNVCAWSEWYDSTQPENKEDSGDYETFETLREKGYSVCKNPKSIQCRAKEHPDTEIDNLNQTVQCSQSRGLICNNKDQESKHCYNYEIRVSCCSYIPCSELQTTTARTTEVFTTTAVKSTPFTIQTNIKTTQKKETEAQKTEIPKTSTTVSESTTPLAETSATITTSQVSTTGYQTTSIPTERTTVATETPTKPTTASTQTEVTTSTGTTTVPTSTAPPAQGTSILSTTSRASTTETTPPPIQGTTTITPTPTVATITPTTSHTTSSCQPRCAWTQWFNLNSPSPGSENGDIETFATIRDAGYPLCDKPQDILCRAKDYPNRTLDQLGQVLECSLEIGLVCRNKDQIAKYPMCFDYEVRVECCDRKHCETTPAPPSTVATSTSTVSTAKTSTVVTQTTAPPTTASTQTEVTTTAGTTTVPTSTAPPTQGTTILSTTGRAGTTETSPPPTQGTTVITPTPTVTTSAISTARTTIGRTTTFTATSAPAETSTTATQTTAPPTTASTQTEVTTTASTTTVPTSTAPPKQGTTILSTTGRAGTTETSPPPTQGTTSIIPTTTTSTITVPASNTTDNCVPRCAWTQWFNLNSPSPGSENGDIETFANIRDAGYPLCDKPQDILCRAKDYPNRTLDQLGQVLECSLEIGLVCRNKDQIAKYPMCFDYEVRVECCDRKHCETTPAPPSTVATSTSTASTAKTSTVVTQTTAPPTTASTQTEVTTTAGTTTVPTSTAPPTQGTTILSTTGRASTTETSPPPTQGTTVITPTPTVTTSAISTARTTTGSTAMSTATSAPAETSTLATQTTAPPTTASTQTEVTTTAGTTTVPTSTAPPTQGTTIVSTTSRASTTETTPPPIQGATTITPTPTVATITPTTSHTTSSCQPRCAWTQWFNLNSPSPGSENGDIETFANIRDAGYPLCDKPQDILCRAKDYPNRTLDQLGQVLECSLETGLVCRNKDQIAKYPMCFDYEVRVECCDRKHCETTPAPPSTVSTSTSTVSTAKTSTVVTQTTAPPTTATTQTEVTTTAGTTTVPTSTAPPTQGTTILSTTGRAGTTETSPPPTQGTTTITPTTTTSTITVPASNTTDNCVPRCAWTQWFNLHSPSPGSENGDIETFAMIRDAGYPMCDKPQDILCRAKDYPNRTLDQLGQVLECSLEIGLVCRNKDQIAKYPMCFDYEVRVECCDRKHCETTPAPPSTVATSTSTVSTAKTSTVVTQTTAPPTTASTQTEVTTTAGTTTVPTSTAPPKQGTTILSTTSRASTTGTSPPPTQGTTIITPTPTVTTSAISTARTTTGSTAMSTATSAPAETSTIATQTTAPPTTASTQTEVKTSTGTTTVPTSTAPPTQGTTIVSTTSRASTTETTPPPIQGTTTITPTPTVATITPTTSHTTSSCQPRCAWTQWFNLNSPSPGSENGDIETFANIRDAGYPLCDKPQDILCRAKDYPNRTLDQLGQVLECSLEIGLVCRNKDQIAKYPMCFDYEVRVECCDRKHCETTPAPPSTVATSTSTVSTAKTSTVVTQTTAPPTTASTQTEVTTTAGTTTVPTSTAPPTQGTTILSTTGRAGTTETSPPPTQGTTTIIPTTTTSTITVPASNTTDNCVPRCAWTQWFNLNSPSPGSENGDIETFATIRDAGYPLCDKPQDILCRAKDYPNRTLDQLGQVLECSLETGLVCRNKDQIAKYPMCFDYEVRVECCDRKHCETTPAPPSTVATSTSTVSTAKTSTVVTQTTAPPTTATTQTEVTTTAGTTTVPTSTAPPTQGTTILSTTGRAGTTETSPPPTQGTTIITPTPTVTTSAISTARTTTGSTTMSTATSAPAETSTTATQTTAPPTTASTLPQPRITSTISSTYTLSTSISSTGQSTATTGFPTSFTTTSSPGDMVYNRTDMAGCNFYALCSSECEIHPFQGPCPVTTPFTSVASESTTQAASSTEHVFPSVSPTTATSLTTSVERNCTDVDPPRKPGEKWISECRECVCDPVTATAQCQRLLCPTVQTPICDLGFVSTPVPPKDPCCPEYKCEPLNGTCVINGSMYTVGMSTVISSCKNCTCSSEKDPVTKANIVHCETVQCETSCPLVGEILPLDNCSHYKCEKIEDQFVAVQTKRICPEYDPGECDPVSCNQFFID, from the exons cactgtaaAGATGAAACATTTACCATCCTCGTAGAACTACGCAGATGTGGCCTAACAGACACAGAGACATGTTTAAAGACAGTGACCCTCAACATGAATAAAGGACAAACT CTCATCGAGGTCAAACCTGATGGTGGTGTGTTTGTGAATTCGATCTACACCCATTTACCCATCTcagcag CTAATGTCACCGTGTTCAGACCTTCATCATTCTTCATCATCATGCAGACAAACTTTGGTGTCCACCTTGAAATCCAAATCACACCCATCATGCAAGTGTTTGTGCGACTGGATCCTGTTTTCAAAGACCAGACCTGTG GTCTCTGTGGAAATTTCAATAATATCCAAACTGATGACTTCAAGGTCATAAGTGGAATAATTGAAGGAACAGCAACAGCATTTGCTAATACATGGAAAACTCAGGCCTCATGCCCTAATATCCAGCAGAGTTTTGAGAACCCTTGTGCACTCAGCATTGATAATG AAAAATATGCTCAGCATTGGTGTGGACTACTAACTGACAGCGAAGGACCTTTTGCTGATTGTCACTACGCAGTGAATCCCTCTGTTCACCACACG AACTGCATGTTTGACACTTGTAACTGTGAAAATAGTGAGGACTGTCTGTGTGCAGCCCTGTCTTCCTATGTGAGAGCTTGTGCTGCAAAAGGAATCCTGCTGCATGGGTGGAGGACTGATGTCTGCT CAAAATACACCACCTCGTGTCCCAAATCGCTAAGCTACAGCTATACCATCTCTTCCTGTCAACCCACGTGTCGGTCTCTGAGTGAGCCTGATGTCACATGCAACATTAAGTTTGTCCCAGTTGATGGCTGCACCTGTGTAAATGGAACCTACATGGATGAGAGTGGCAAATGTGTGCCTCCTAATGAATGCCCCTGCTACTACAGAGGATCTCCCATACCATTTGGAGAAGCTATCCATGAAAATGGGCTTGTATG CACTTGCATCCAGGGAAGACTGAATTGCATTGGAGCACCTAATCCAACTCCAG cCTGTGAATCTCCCATGGTCCACTTTGACTGTAGAAACACCACTGCAGGAACAACTGGAGCAGAGTGTCAAAAAAGTTGCCAAACTCTGGATATGCAGTGT TATAGCACGCAATGTATACCTGGCTGCGTGTGCCCAAGTGGGCTTGTGTTAGATGGGAATGGTGGTTGTATTCCTGAAGAGGAGTGTCCGTGTATTCACAATGAAGCCATGTATCAGCCTGGGGAAAAAATCAACGTTGGCTGTAACACCTG TGCATGCAAGAATAGGAAGTGGGAATGCACCAAACATCAATGTCTGGGCACTTGTGCTGTTTATGGAGATGGTCATTATAACACCTTCGATGACAAAAGGTTCAGCTTCAATGGAAACTGTGAATACACACTGGTCCAG GACCACTGTGGGAAGAGTGGCACAGTGAATGGGACCTTCAGGGTTATCACTGAAAATATTCCCTGTGGCAACACTGGGACGACTTGCTCAAAATCTATCAAAGTTTTCTTAGAG AGCTATGAACTGATCCTTGGCGAGGAGCACGTCAGTGTCGTAAAGAGAGGACAAAATGATGAGGTGCCATACACAGTCCGCTATATGGGTATGTACTTGGTAATTGAGACCACAAGTGGACTGATCCTCATGTGGGACAAGAAAACCAGCATCTTCATCAAGCTCAGCCCTGATTTTAAG GGTCAGATCTGTGGCCTCTGTGGAAATTATGATGGCAACGGCATCAATGACTTTACTACAAGGAGTCAGTCTGTGGTAGAGAATGTCCTAGAGTTTGGAAACAGCTGGAAAGTATCCTCTACATGTCCAGATGCTCACAGCATAAAGGACCCATGTTCTACCAACCCCTATCGAAAGTCCTGGTCAGAGAAGCAGTGTAGCATCATCAACAGCAATGTCTTTGCTGCCTGTCACTCTCAG GTTGAACCAGCAAAATATTACCAAGCTTGTGTGACAGATGCTTGTGCATGTGACACTGGAGGAGACTGTGATTGCTTCTGTACAGCAGTAGCTGCCTATGCTCAAGCATGTAGTGAAGTTGGAGTCTGCATAACCTGGAGAACCCCATCAATCTGCC CATTGTTCTGTGATTACTACAATCAACAAGGGGAATGTGAATGGCACTATAAGCCTTGTGGAGCCTCCTGTATGAAGACCTGTAGGAACCCAAGTGGAAAATGCCTCCATAACTTGCCAGGTTTAGAAG gcTGCTACCCTAACTGCCCACCAGACAAGCCGTACTTTCATGAGGATCAGATGAAGTGCGTCAGTCTCTGTGACTGTTATGATAATGAAGATGGAAAGATATATAGACGGGATGAATGTCATTTATG tgaatgcACATCAGAAGGCTTACAGTGCAAGTATGATGATAAAG CATGCCACTGCATTTATGAAGGGAACAGCTATAAATATGGTGAACTCATCTACAACACCACAGATGGAACTGGATGGTGTTTCAGTGCAACATGCGATGTCAATGGAACaataaacagaaatatctttaaatgtGAATTCTTTACAACAACCCCGTTCACATTTTCTACAAGTCAGCCCACAACTACTGCTTCAG AAATAACAACTGCAACACCCGTGACAACTGTATGCGTGAAGAATGTATGTGCATGGTCGGAATGGTATGATTCCACACAGCCTGAAAACAAAGAGGACAGTGGAGATTATGAAACATTTGAAACTCTCAGAGAGAAAGGATACAGTGTGTGTAAAAACCCAAAGAGCATTCAATGCAGAGCCAAAGAACACCCAGATACAGAAATAGACAATCTTAACCAAACGGTACAATGTAGTCAAAGCAGAGGATTAATATGCAATAATAAAGACCAAGAGTCAAAGCACTGCTATAATTATGAAATCAGAGTATCATGCTGCAGCTACATACCATGTTCAGAACTACAAACTACAACAGCTAGAACCACAGAAGTATTCACAACGACTGCTGTAAAATCAACACCGTTTACAATACAGACAAAtataaaaacaacacaaaaaaaagaaactgaagcacAAAAAACTGAAATACCTAAAACGTCAACGACAGTCAGTGAAAGCACAACTCCTCTGGCTGAAACTTCAGCTACAATAACAACATCACAAGTCTCAACAACAGGGTACCAGACCACATCGATTCCAACAGAGAGAACCACTGTGGCAACAGAGACACCAACAAAACCCACTACTGCCTCCACCCAGACAGAAGTGACAACCAGcactggcaccaccactgtcccaaCCTCCACTGCCCCACCAGCACAAGGCACAAGCATCCTCTCTACCACCAGCAGGGCCAGCACCACCGAGACCACTCCACCTCCAATACAAGGTACAACCACCATCACACCCACACCAACAGTGGCCACCATCACTCCAACCACCTCCCACACCACGAGCAGCTGCCAGCCGCGCTGTGCCTGGACGCAGTGGTTTAACTTGAATTCGCCGAGCCCTGGTAGCGAAAACGGAGACATAGAGACGTTTGCAACGATCCGAGACGCTGGTTACCCACTGTGTGACAAGCCACAAGACATCCTGTGCCGTGCTAAGGATTACCCGAATCGAACTCTGGACCAACTGGGACAGGTATTGGAGTGCAGTCTGGAAATTGGGCTTGTGTGCAGAAATAAGGATCAGATCGCAAAGTACCCCATGTGCTTCGACTACGAGGTCAGGGTGGAGTGCTGTGACCGTAAGCACTGCGAGACAACACCAGCACCCCCAAGCACTGTTGCAACCTCCACCAGCACGGTCTCGACTGCAAAAACCTCCACTGTAGTAACGCAAACTACAGCACCACCAACAACTGCCTCCACCCAGACAGAAGTGACAACCACcgctggcaccaccactgtccccactTCCACTGCCCCACCAACACAAGGCACAACCATCCTCTCTACCACCGGCAGGGCCGGCACCACTGAGACCTCTCCACCTCCAACACAAGGAACAACTGTCATCACACCAACACCAACAGTGACCACCTCAGCCATCAGCACTGCCAGGACAACCATAGGAAGAACCACAACATTCACAGCCACGTCTGCTCCAGCAGAAACCTCCACCACAGCAACACAAACTACAGCACCACCAACAACTGCCTCCACCCAGACAGAAGTGACAACCACCGCtagcaccaccactgtccccactTCCACTGCCCCACCAAAACAAGGCACAACCATCCTCTCTACCACCGGCAGGGCCGGCACCACTGAGACCTCTCCACCTCCAACACAAGGCACAACGTCCATCATACCCACAACAACAACATCCACCATCACTGTGCCCGCGTCCAACACCACAGACAACTGCGTGCCGCGCTGTGCCTGGACGCAGTGGTTTAACTTGAATTCGCCGAGCCCTGGTAGCGAAAACGGAGACATAGAGACATTTGCAAACATCCGAGACGCTGGTTACCCACTGTGTGACAAGCCACAAGACATCCTGTGCCGTGCTAAGGATTACCCGAATCGAACTCTGGACCAACTGGGACAGGTATTGGAGTGCAGTCTGGAAATTGGGCTTGTGTGCAGAAATAAGGATCAGATCGCAAAGTACCCCATGTGCTTCGACTACGAGGTCAGGGTGGAGTGCTGTGACCGTAAGCACTGTGAGACAACACCAGCACCCCCAAGCACTGTTGCAACCTCCACCAGCACGGCCTCGACTGCAAAAACCTCCACTGTAGTAACGCAAACTACAGCACCACCAACAACTGCCTCCACCCAGACAGAAGTGACAACCACcgctggcaccaccactgtccccactTCCACTGCCCCACCAACACAAGGCACAACCATCCTCTCTACCACCGGCAGGGCCAGCACCACTGAGACCTCTCCACCTCCAACACAAGGAACAACTGTCATCACACCAACACCAACAGTGACCACCTCAGCCATCAGCACTGCCAGGACCACCACAGGAAGCACCGCAATGTCCACAGCCACGTCTGCTCCAGCAGAAACCTCCACCTTGGCAACACAAACTACAGCACCACCAACAACTGCCTCCACCCAGACAGAAGTGACAACCACcgctggcaccaccactgtccccactTCCACTGCCCCACCAACACAAGGCACAACCATCGTCTCTACCACCAGCAGGGCCAGCACCACCGAGACCACTCCACCTCCAATACAAGGTGCAACCACCATCACACCCACACCAACAGTGGCCACCATCACTCCAACCACCTCCCACACCACGAGCAGCTGCCAGCCGCGCTGTGCCTGGACGCAGTGGTTTAACTTGAATTCGCCGAGCCCTGGTAGCGAAAACGGAGACATAGAGACGTTTGCAAACATCCGAGACGCTGGTTACCCACTGTGTGACAAGCCACAAGACATCCTGTGCCGTGCTAAGGATTACCCGAATCGAACTCTGGACCAACTGGGACAGGTATTGGAGTGCAGTCTGGAAACTGGGCTTGTGTGCAGAAATAAGGATCAGATCGCAAAGTACCCCATGTGCTTCGACTACGAGGTCAGGGTGGAGTGCTGTGACCGTAAGCACTGCGAGACAACACCAGCACCCCCAAGCACCGTTTCAACCTCCACCAGCACGGTCTCGACTGCAAAAACCTCCACCGTAGTAACACAAACTACAGCACCACCAACGACTGCCACCACCCAGACAGAAGTGACAACCACcgctggcaccaccactgtccccactTCCACTGCCCCACCAACACAAGGCACAACCATCCTCTCTACCACCGGCAGGGCCGGCACCACTGAGACCTCTCCACCTCCAACACAAGGTACTACCACCATAACACCCACAACAACAACGTCCACCATCACTGTGCCCGCGTCCAACACCACAGATAACTGCGTGCCGCGCTGTGCCTGGACGCAGTGGTTTAACTTGCATTCGCCGAGCCCTGGTAGCGAAAACGGAGACATAGAGACGTTTGCAATGATCCGAGACGCTGGTTACCCAATGTGTGACAAGCCACAAGACATCCTGTGCCGTGCTAAGGATTACCCGAATCGAACTCTGGACCAACTGGGACAGGTATTGGAGTGCAGTCTGGAAATTGGGCTTGTGTGCAGAAATAAGGATCAGATCGCAAAGTACCCCATGTGCTTCGACTACGAGGTCAGGGTGGAGTGCTGTGACCGTAAGCACTGTGAGACAACACCAGCACCCCCAAGCACTGTTGCAACCTCCACCAGCACGGTCTCGACTGCAAAAACCTCCACTGTAGTAACGCAAACTACAGCACCACCAACAACTGCCTCCACCCAGACAGAAGTGACAACCACcgctggcaccaccactgtccccactTCCACTGCCCCACCAAAACAAGGCACAACCATCCTCTCTACCACCAGCAGGGCCAGCACCACCGGGACCTCTCCCCCTCCAACACAAGGCACGACCATCATCACACCAACACCAACAGTGACCACCTCAGCCATCAGCACTGCCAGGACCACCACAGGAAGCACCGCAATGTCCACAGCCACGTCTGCTCCAGCAGAAACCTCCACCATAGCCACACAAACTACGGCACCACCAACGACTGCCTCCACCCAGACAGAAGTGAAAACCAGcactggcaccaccactgtccccactTCCACTGCCCCACCAACACAAGGCACAACCATCGTCTCTACCACCAGCAGGGCCAGCACCACCGAGACCACTCCACCTCCAATACAAGGTACAACCACCATCACACCCACACCAACAGTGGCCACCATCACTCCAACCACCTCCCACACCACGAGCAGCTGCCAGCCGCGCTGTGCCTGGACGCAGTGGTTTAACTTGAATTCGCCGAGCCCTGGTAGCGAAAACGGAGACATAGAGACATTTGCAAACATCCGAGACGCTGGTTACCCACTGTGTGACAAGCCACAAGACATCCTGTGCCGTGCTAAGGATTACCCGAATCGAACTCTGGACCAACTGGGACAGGTATTGGAGTGCAGTCTGGAAATTGGGCTTGTGTGCAGAAATAAGGATCAGATCGCAAAGTACCCCATGTGCTTCGACTACGAGGTCAGGGTGGAGTGCTGTGACCGTAAGCACTGCGAGACAACACCAGCACCCCCAAGCACTGTTGCAACCTCCACCAGCACGGTCTCGACTGCAAAAACCTCCACTGTAGTAACGCAAACTACAGCACCACCAACAACTGCCTCCACCCAGACAGAAGTGACAACCACcgctggcaccaccactgtccccactTCCACTGCCCCACCAACACAAGGCACAACCATCCTCTCTACCACCGGCAGGGCCGGTACCACCGAGACCTCTCCACCTCCAACACAAGGTACTACCACCATCATACCCACAACAACAACGTCCACCATCACTGTGCCCGCGTCCAACACCACGGACAACTGCGTGCCGCGCTGTGCCTGGACGCAGTGGTTTAACTTGAATTCGCCGAGCCCTGGTAGCGAAAACGGAGACATAGAGACGTTTGCAACGATCCGAGACGCTGGTTACCCACTGTGTGACAAGCCACAAGACATCCTGTGCCGTGCTAAGGATTACCCGAATCGAACTCTGGACCAACTGGGACAGGTATTGGAGTGCAGTCTGGAAACTGGGCTTGTGTGCAGAAATAAGGATCAGATCGCAAAGTACCCCATGTGCTTCGACTACGAGGTCAGGGTGGAGTGCTGTGACCGTAAGCACTGTGAGACAACACCAGCACCCCCAAGCACTGTTGCAACCTCCACCAGCACGGTCTCGACTGCAAAAACCTCCACTGTAGTAACGCAAACTACAGCACCACCAACGACTGCCACCACCCAGACAGAAGTGACAACCACtgctggcaccaccactgtccccactTCCACTGCCCCACCAACACAAGGCACAACCATCCTCTCTACCACCGGCAGGGCCGGCACCACTGAGACCTCTCCCCCTCCAACACAAGGCACGACCATCATCACACCAACACCAACAGTGACCACCTCAGCCATCAGCACTGCCAGGACCACCACAGGAAGCACCACAATGTCCACAGCCACATCTGCTCCAGCAGAAACCTCCACCACAGCAACCCAAACTACGGCACCACCAACGACTGCCTCCACTCTCCCCCAGCCACGAATTACAAGCACCATAAGCAGTACATATACTCTTTCAACTTCTATTTCTTCTACTGGACAAAGTACTGCCACTACTGGTTTTCCCACAAGTTTCACTACCACAAGCAGCCCAG GGGACATGGTGTACAACAGAACAGATATGGCTGGCTGTAATTTTTACGCGCTTTGCAGCAGTGAATGTGAAATTCACCCATTCCAGGGGCCATGTCCTGTGACAACTCCTTTCACTTCAGTCGCCTCAGAATCTACAACACAAGCTGCCTCATCCACAGAACATGTATTTCCTTCTGTCTCACCAACCACAGCAACGTCCCTCACAACTTCAGTAGAAAGAAACTGTACTGATGTCGACCCTCCACGAAAG CCTGGAGAGAAATGGATAAGTGAATGCCGGGAGTGTGTCTGTGACCCTGTCACTGCTACTGCACAATGCCAGCGGCTCCTGTGCCCAACAGTTCAGACACCAATTTGTGACCTAGGATTTGTTTCCACTCCTGTACCACCAAAAGATCCATGTTGTCCTGAATATAAATGCG aaccACTAAATGGCACCTGTGTGATTAACGGTTCAATGTACACG GTTGGAATGTCAACAGTAATCAGTTCATGTAAGAACTGTACCTGCAGCTCTGAGAAAGATCCGGTGACTAAGGCAAATATTGTGCATTGTGAAACAGTTCAATGTGAAACATCTTGCCCTCTG gTTGGTGAGATCCTCCCACTCGATAATTGCAGCCATTACAAATGTGAAAAAATTGAAGATCAATTTGTTGCAGTCCAAACTAAAAGAATATGCCCCGAGTATGACCCAGGAGAGTGCGATCCAGTAAGTTGTAATCAATTCTTCATCGATTGA